The nucleotide window AAGCAGGAAATTGCTGCTGAAGTTCCCATGAGCGAACTTTTCGGTTACGCTACAAAACTGCGTTCCATTTCGCAAGGTCGTGCAGTTCACACAATGGAATATTTAAAACACGAAAAAGTTCCCCAGAACATTCAGGACAAAATCCTGAAAAGGGTACGTGGTTATTAGAAAATTTATATCTTATTATGAATATTAATTTTTTTCTATACGAAAGAGATTTATAATCTTCTTTTGAATTAATATTCTCTTAATCTGTTAATCCAGAATCTGCAAATGAATTATTTATATTTTCTTTAAAAATTGTTGAAAAGATAATTAGATTATAACGAAGGAAATCTTATGGATTCAGATTTTGAAAAGCAGGAAAAAAGAATAGCAAGCGTTTTTCCCAAAGAAAAAAAAACATAAGAGTAAGAAAACAAACACTAAAAATTTACAAAGCGTTACTGGATAAAAAGTTAACATTTCCGTTTGAAACGACCGGTATCGACGACTTTCAATGGGAAGAATATTATGTTTTAGGTCCCGGAGATGCAAAAGAGTATGAAAAATTGAAAAAAACAAAACCATCATAAACAGATATTTTTAATGTGCATGCTATTGAACCAATATTTGCTGATTATGTTGGCTTGATTGTGAGAGTAACTCGAGTTTCAGATAAGAAAAGATTTAAACTTCCGCTGGCCGATCTAAAAGTTATTGATAGGAAATCCCCAAATTATCAGATAGTAGATGATTATTCTGTCTGGTTCGGTAATTATTAGACTGA belongs to Candidatus Cloacimonadota bacterium and includes:
- a CDS encoding calcium-binding protein — translated: MHAIEPIFADYVGLIVRVTRVSDKKRFKLPLADLKVIDRKSPNYQIVDDYSVWFGNY